The following coding sequences lie in one Pseudomonas sp. B33.4 genomic window:
- a CDS encoding glycosyltransferase produces MKKLLIILHDLSAGGAEKMMARLAGALVDAGNDVTLLMLTGGGIHAAHLDPRVKKVELNSPRSVRAVPALTRFLRANRFDAQLAALTHVNVVAIAAAVLSGTLARLHVSERNAFSHDKHVNPDFMVRVAYLLAPLLYRLIPNPVICVSRGVAQDLVDTTVARRQDVTIADNPVLDNDFREKTPGLPSHRWLQEKSGPVIVAVGRLAPQKGFDTLISAFAALPASNARLIIFGEGALRPNLLEQARALGVAERFDLPGYANSPLAEVAVADCFVLSSRFEGSPNALVEALSTGTPVVATRCPHGPQDILVGGVVAPLVDVDDPLALAQAIALQLATPRNLQRELRLEAAARFINASAVQTYLKALIGSPSS; encoded by the coding sequence ATGAAAAAACTGCTGATCATCCTGCATGACCTCAGCGCCGGCGGGGCTGAAAAAATGATGGCGCGTCTGGCTGGAGCGCTGGTGGACGCGGGCAATGACGTGACCTTGCTGATGCTCACCGGCGGCGGCATTCACGCCGCGCACCTTGACCCACGCGTGAAAAAGGTTGAGTTGAATAGTCCGCGCAGCGTCCGTGCAGTGCCGGCACTCACACGTTTTCTGCGGGCCAATCGCTTTGACGCACAACTGGCGGCCCTCACCCACGTCAACGTGGTGGCGATCGCTGCGGCGGTGTTGTCCGGCACGCTGGCACGCCTGCACGTCAGCGAGCGCAATGCCTTTTCCCACGACAAGCACGTCAACCCCGACTTCATGGTGCGCGTCGCGTACCTGCTGGCGCCGCTGTTGTATCGGCTGATTCCCAACCCGGTGATCTGTGTCTCGCGGGGTGTAGCCCAGGACCTGGTCGACACCACCGTGGCCCGCCGCCAGGACGTGACCATTGCCGACAACCCGGTGCTCGACAATGACTTTCGCGAGAAGACGCCCGGTCTGCCCAGCCACCGCTGGCTGCAGGAAAAATCCGGCCCGGTGATTGTCGCCGTGGGTCGACTGGCGCCGCAAAAAGGCTTCGACACCTTGATCAGCGCGTTCGCCGCATTACCGGCCAGCAATGCCCGCCTGATCATTTTTGGCGAGGGCGCACTCAGGCCCAACCTGCTGGAGCAGGCGCGCGCACTGGGCGTGGCGGAGCGCTTCGATCTGCCGGGCTATGCCAATTCTCCGTTGGCAGAGGTCGCCGTCGCCGATTGCTTCGTGCTGTCGTCGCGCTTCGAAGGCAGCCCCAACGCGTTGGTAGAGGCGTTATCCACGGGCACGCCAGTGGTGGCAACCCGCTGTCCCCATGGCCCGCAAGACATTCTCGTTGGCGGTGTGGTCGCGCCACTGGTTGACGTCGACGATCCGCTCGCCCTGGCACAGGCGATTGCCCTGCAACTGGCCACACCGCGCAATCTGCAACGTGAATTGCGCCTGGAGGCCGCGGCCCGATTCATCAATGCCAGCGCGGTGCAGACCTATCTCAAAGCGTTGATCGGGAGCCCGTCATCATGA